The genome window ATCACTGTGGCCCTGTAATGGCAAAAGATGCAGAAGGCAACTGGACAGTAAAAGCAGCTGGTCCAACTACTTCTATTCGTGAGGAGCCATATCAAGGTGACATCATGAAAAAATTCGGTATCCGTGCTGTAATTGGTAAAGGCGGTATGGGACCAAAAACTCTTGCTGCATTAGAAGAGCACGGTGGCGTTTACTTAAATGCAATCGGTGGTGCTGCACAATACTACGCTGACTGCATTAAAGGTGTAGATGGTGTTGACCTAATGGAATTCGGTGTTCCAGAAGCAATGTGGCACTTAAACGTTGAGAAGTTCACAGCTGTTGTAACAATGGATTCTCACGGTAATTCTCTACACGCAGACGTAGATAAATCATCCCTAGAAAAACTTGCGCTACATGCAGAGCGTGTTTTCTAATAGGAAAAATTTCTTTTATAAAACGTTACTTTGATGAGTAGTAATTGTTTTTTAATCTGTGGCGAAAGCATAGCGGTAGCCACACTGCAAAAACGAATTTATAACTTAATAATTTATGGCTCATCACCAAAAGTTGGAGATGACATTTTATAAAATGTATGCCATGTTGAGTGAAGGCTGGGCGGAACAGAAATCGACCCACGTATTGTGATGAGCCTAAATATTTATGCAGTAATTCCTAAAGTTAAGGGCATTTGCACTGCACAAATTTGAAAAGCACAGAATATTCCTATGGATATCTGTGCTTTTTCTTATGTTCAAAATTATTTCAAAAAACCTCATAATCACCTCAATCTCAATCTAGGACTACTTTTATCCCCTTCCTTAAAAATTCCTTCAAATTTCTTACTTTCTTTTTTAAAACACCTTTGTTATAATGATTCTAAACTAGAAAGGAGTTAGTTGAAAGCTATTTTCAATTAGACATTGTTTATATATATTGTATTATAAGGGTTTTGATATTGATTTTCATTATCAAGGGGGATAAAGATGGAACGCTCTAATCGAGAAAATATTAATTTAATTGAGAAAACAAAAGAACACGCTGAATTAATCGCTGCCCTTTTAGCAGGTTTGTTCATTTTACTCGCATGGCGTTTAGATACTAGCGGGCAAACAACAGCATCCGTTCTTTTATATATTGTGGCATTTTGCGTTGGTGGATTTGCTAAAGCAAAAGAAGGTATTGAAGAAACCATTGAAAATAAAGAGCTTAATGTTGAACTATTGATGGTATTAGCTGCAATTGGTTCCGCTGCAATCGGTTATTGGACGGAGGGTGCTATTCTTATTTTCATTTTTGCTGTAAGTGGTGCTCTTGAAACATACGCAATGAATAAAAGTCATCGTGAAATTTCTGCGCTCATGAATTTACAACCTGAAGAGGCTTGGCTTGTTCGTGGTGGCTTTGAACCAATGAAAGTTTCTGTCTCTACATTACAAATCGGAGATCATCTGTTTATAAAACCCGGTGAACGTGTACCAGCAGACGGTGTAATCTTTAAAGGACAGTCTTCTATCGATGAATCTGCAATTAGCGGTGAGCCGCTTCCAGTGGCAAAACGTGAAGGCGACGAGGTATTTGCAGGTACAGTGAACTTAAATGGTGCCATTACGATGGAAATGACTAAGCCGAACTCTGAAACACTATTCCAAAAAATTATTACACTTGTCCAAAATGCACAAAGTGAAAAATCACCTTCTCAACAGTTCATAGAAAAATTCGAAGGTACGTATGTGAAATTTGTGCTACTTACTGTTGCTCTAATGATGTTCCTACCTCATTTTGTACTCGGTTGGGACTGGACAACAACTTTCTATCGAGCAATGGTGCTCCTAGTAGTTGCTTCTCCATGCGCACTTGTTGCATCCATTATGCCAGCAACTCTTGCAGCAATTTCAAATGGTGCAAAAAACGGTGTGCTATTTAAAGGAGGCTTACATTTAGAGCATTTAGGTGCTTTACGTGCACTAGCAGTCGATAAAACAGGTACTTTAACACAAGGAAAACCCGTCGTGACTGATTTTATTGTTCATGAGGAAAAAGATCGAGAAATGGCGTTGGCAATCCTAGCTGGTATTGAATCACAATCGAATCATCCGCTTGCACAAGCAATTACTTCATATGCTAAGGCTGAAGGTCTAACAAAGTTCCCACATGCATCCATTCAAGATATCCCTGGCTGGGGCATAAAAGGTTATGTAGATGATATGGAGTATCAAGTAGGGAAACCCGATTTTGTAGGTGCAGAGGAAGCTGATAATTTTGCAGATGGTGTAGCGACAAAGCTAGCAGCAGAAGGCAAAACAGTTATTTTCATTCGTGACAAGGACGGCATTGTCGCATTAGCAGCCTTAAAGGATACCGTTCGCAATGAAGCAAAAAAAGCAGTATCATTACTAAAAGAGCTAGGCATCGATGTCGTCATGCTAACGGGTGATAACGAGAAGACAGCGAAGGTAATTGCCAAGGAAGCAGGCGTGACAGAATACGTTGCTGAATGTCTCCCTGAAACAAAAGTGACTGAGATGAAACGACTTCTTACTCAACATAAATATGTAGGGATGGTCGGAGACGGTATTAATGATGCACCTGCATTAGCAACTGCCACTACTGGAATTGCTATGGGAGAAGGAACAGATGTGGCTCTGGAAACAGCAGATGTCGTTTTAATGAAAAATGACTTATCAAAAATTGCCTATGCAGTACGTTTATCACGTAAAATGCAACGCATCGTCAAACAAAACGTCTTCTTCTCTATCAGCATTATCGTTTTATTAATCGCTTCAAACTTCTTACAGATTGTCGATTTACCTCTAGGTGTAATTGGACATGAGGGAAGCACCATTTTAGTTATTTTAAACGGCTTACGTATGCTTAATAAAAACGTATAAACAAACAGCCTCGCATCACAAATCGTGATGGCGAGGCTGTTTGTTTCAATATTGCTAACTATTTGCTAGTGTATTTTGCTTAATACGTTCTTTTTGCAAAGCCTTCTTCTGCATTGTTGCATTTAAAACGCCACCAAAAATTAATATAATCCCCGTGAAATATAGCCAAAGCATTAAAATAATAACCCCACCGATACTGCCATATGTAGCTGAATAATTTGCGAAATTACTAATATAAAAAGAAAAAACATATGTTGCAGCCAGCCAGGCTAGAGTTGAAAACAATGCCCCTGGCCAAACTCTCATTAACTTCAAACGAGGATTTGTATTTGGAACAAATCTATATATCCCCATTAAAACTATAAAAATAAGTAGTGGTGGCATCGACCAACGCATTCTATGCCAGATTATTTCAAACTGCTCTTCAATGCCAACAATCGAAAATAAAAAATGTCCGACTTGTTGCCCAAAAACCGGTAAAAGTAGAGCGACAGCAATAACAATAACAAATGCTATGGTGAAAACAAGGGACAACCCTCGATCTAATATACTTCCCCTAGTCTCTGTATCATAGGCCTTATTTAGGGCTCTAATCAACGCATTAATTCCTTTGGAAGCAGACCATATTGTTCCAAGCACCCCGATAGATAATAAACTACTATTACGGATTGTTAAAATTTCATTTAGTGTATTTTCAATAAGCCTATATACCTCATCCGGCATAATATTTACTAGAAATGAATACACTTGCGTCGTCTCTAAATTCAGATATGGTAGTAATGTGACTAGGAAAATTAGTAGTGGGAAAAAAGATAGTAAAAAGAAATAAGCTAACTGTGCGGCAAGAGCTGATATATCTACTCGCTGTATGCGTAGTATTAAATCTTGCATAAAGCCCTTTGATGTCATCAAATCTACAGCGTCTTCTTCTGGTGAGACAAATGATTTCACCACACCGACTGCTGTCTGTATCGATGCTTTTTTCTTTTCCATACAAATTCCCTCCTGTACAACAACTATTCTTTATTAGGTAAAGAAAAGGCTGATTTTGTGTCATTAATCATGCCTTCGATTGTGGAAGGTAATTCTTTAAATTCATCAACTTTTTCAACGATTGTGTTGACATTTTCTGTTACACTTTCACACAGCACTTTAGTGGCCAATACTTTTTCCTCAACTAGTACTTGTAATTCCTCTCGATTGGATGCATAAAACGAGATTGCTTCTTTCATCTTTTTCGTTGTAGCTATTGTTTTTTCACGCGTTGTACGGTCAAACATGCTTAGTGCAGCACCAACTGTGGCACCAACTACGATGGATGCTAATAATTTACTTTGTCCCATATTAAATACCCCCTGCTTGGTAAATGTATATTCCTTTAAGATAATTAAGATTCATCGCCAAAAATTAGGGATGATTTTGTTAAAACGCATGCCATATATATAAGTTGATTTACGTTCCGACTGGACGCGCCCAGTCGGAATGGAAATCAACTACACGTTATGGTGATGAACCATAATTAAACTACTTACTGCCCTTATTCTACCCAATAACAGTCTATTTTTAAAGCAATGCCCAAATACAGTGTTGACATTTTTTTTATTCAATGAAATGATATGTGCGAGGATTACGAAAGGTAGGCTTAAATAAATGGATTTATCAGTACCGTCAAAAGAGAACGTTATTTATATGGTTGATCAAATGAAAGACAAGCTTCGTATGGTTAATGTTGATGCAATGAAATCGGAAAATTTCGATGAAGCTAATTACGAAGACTTAGTTTATTTATACAAAATGGTCATGAAACGCGACACATTCAGTCCAAGTGAGATGCAAGCCATCGTTGCTGAATTAGGCTCATTACGTAAATAAGAAAACATCCCTATCCAAGTTAAGTTGAAAAGATAAAAAGCTATTAGCATAAGCATTGCTAATAGCTTTTTGGTTTGAAAGGCCTCATTACTTAATATTTTAACTTATTCAGCTTTTTTTTGCAGATGAGCCGTCCTCCGTAACAAGAGGTTGAATTAACACTTCTACACGACGATTTTTAGCACGACCCTCAGGAGTGTCATTCGGAGCAATAGCTCGGTTTTCGCCATACCCTTTAGCACTAAAGTTCTCAGACTTTAATTGAGAATTACTATTCAATAGAACCATATAGAAATTTGAAGCACGCAATAATGATAACTCCAGATTTGACGAGAAATCGGGTCCTGCTGGGACATTATCTGTATGCCCTGTGATAACAATGTTACGCGGTGGATTAGATACTAATACATCCGCAAGCTCCTTCACAACTGGAGTATATTCTGGTTTAACATTTACCTTCCCTGGATCAAACAGAATACTATCACGAATTGTTACAAGTAAACCCTCATCAGTCATTGCTGTTGCAAACTGACCTTCCATCTCATTAACAGCGATAAAATTATCCACACTATCTTTAATTTCAGCCAACTCTTGCTGATCCTTTAAATACGCAGAGTTTTGCTGTGCCTGTTGTGGTGTTTGGTCACTTTCTGCATTCGGACTTTGGACCGGCGAAGGCTGCTCTAAAAAGCTTGTTCCACCATCAAATACTTGATTAAACACTGCTGACATTCTCTCTAGCTTTTCTTGGTCTACTGAACTGGATGCAAATAATATGATAAACACAGCTAATAGCAATGTTAAAATATCTGCATACGGAACTAGCCAAGACTCATCGATATGCTCATCATGCTTTTTTTTCTTAGCTTTCTTTGCCAAGGCCGCCCGCCCCGCTTTCATCCGAAATTTGACGACGCTCTTCCATTGTTAAGTAAGAAGAAAGTTTTTGTTCGATAACACGTGGCGCCTCCCCTTCTAAGACAGAAAGGATGCCTTCAATCATCATTCTTTTTTGCTTAACTTCGACAGCTGATTTACGTTTTAATTTATTTGCAAATGGATGCCATAAAACATAACCTGTAAAAATACCTAATAACGTAGCCATGAAGGCAGCTGAAATAGCGTGCCCTAGCTTTTCTATGTCATTCATATCTGCTAATGCGGCGATTAACCCTACTACCGCACCAAGTACCCCTAAAGTTGGGGCATATGTACCAGCCTGCGTAAAGATTGCAGAACCACTAGCATGACGTTCTTCCATTGCTTCGACTTCTTCTGTTAAGACATCACGAATATAATCTGCATTCTGACCATCAATTGCTAATGTAAGTCCATTCTTTAGAAATGGGTCTTCTATCTCTGAAGCTTTACTCTCAAGTGCCAAGAGACCTTCACGGCGAGCTAAATCAGCCCATTGTGAAAACATCTTAATAATCTCAATATCATCTGCTAACTTTGTTTCTTTAAAAAGAATTTTAAATAGTTTTGGTACACGCTTTAACTCCTTCATTGGGAAGGCAATTGTTACTGCGGAAATAGTACCAAAGATGATAATTAGAATGGCAGCTGGGTTATAAAATGCACTTAAGCTTACACCCTTTAGCACCATTCCTGTTAATAGCGCTATAAACGCAAGTATTAACCCTACAATCGACGATATATCCATTCTAGAACCTCCAAATTTCCTATTAAACTTTATTTCGTCCATTTTTCCATATTTTTAAATATATATTATAGTATAAATGTATTTCATAAATTTTTCGATGTAATAAATACTTTTTATTCACTTTTCGACCATATTTGATTATATTGAATTAAGAATATTACACTAAATTGTCTTTATTTGAAAGGAGTTATGAATTTGTTATTATCCTTCGACACAAAATTACTAAAATATGCCGAACTAGCTGTAAAAGTAGGAGTAAATATCCAAAATAATCAGTATCTCTATATAAGCTGTTCGACCGATAATTTAAAACTAGCGCAAATAATTACTAAAATAGCGTATCAAAATGGTGCAAAACAGGTTTTTGTCGATTTATCTGACGATGTGCTTGTTCGTACTCGCTATGAAAACGCTCCAAAAGACTCATTTGATTTCTTCCCACCATGGAAAGTTCAAGAACGCGAATGGCTAGCTGAGCAAGGGGCTGCATTTTTAAGTATCACTTCTCAGAACCCTGATTTATTAAGAGGGATTGAGCATGAGAAGATTATGACTTCCCAAAAAGCATCAGGAAAGGCACTAGCTAAATATTATGGATGGTTGCAATCAGATAAATTTAGCTGGACAGTGATTGCTGCGCCTTCCAAGGCATGGGCAG of Lysinibacillus agricola contains these proteins:
- a CDS encoding heavy metal translocating P-type ATPase — protein: MERSNRENINLIEKTKEHAELIAALLAGLFILLAWRLDTSGQTTASVLLYIVAFCVGGFAKAKEGIEETIENKELNVELLMVLAAIGSAAIGYWTEGAILIFIFAVSGALETYAMNKSHREISALMNLQPEEAWLVRGGFEPMKVSVSTLQIGDHLFIKPGERVPADGVIFKGQSSIDESAISGEPLPVAKREGDEVFAGTVNLNGAITMEMTKPNSETLFQKIITLVQNAQSEKSPSQQFIEKFEGTYVKFVLLTVALMMFLPHFVLGWDWTTTFYRAMVLLVVASPCALVASIMPATLAAISNGAKNGVLFKGGLHLEHLGALRALAVDKTGTLTQGKPVVTDFIVHEEKDREMALAILAGIESQSNHPLAQAITSYAKAEGLTKFPHASIQDIPGWGIKGYVDDMEYQVGKPDFVGAEEADNFADGVATKLAAEGKTVIFIRDKDGIVALAALKDTVRNEAKKAVSLLKELGIDVVMLTGDNEKTAKVIAKEAGVTEYVAECLPETKVTEMKRLLTQHKYVGMVGDGINDAPALATATTGIAMGEGTDVALETADVVLMKNDLSKIAYAVRLSRKMQRIVKQNVFFSISIIVLLIASNFLQIVDLPLGVIGHEGSTILVILNGLRMLNKNV
- a CDS encoding YihY/virulence factor BrkB family protein: MEKKKASIQTAVGVVKSFVSPEEDAVDLMTSKGFMQDLILRIQRVDISALAAQLAYFFLLSFFPLLIFLVTLLPYLNLETTQVYSFLVNIMPDEVYRLIENTLNEILTIRNSSLLSIGVLGTIWSASKGINALIRALNKAYDTETRGSILDRGLSLVFTIAFVIVIAVALLLPVFGQQVGHFLFSIVGIEEQFEIIWHRMRWSMPPLLIFIVLMGIYRFVPNTNPRLKLMRVWPGALFSTLAWLAATYVFSFYISNFANYSATYGSIGGVIILMLWLYFTGIILIFGGVLNATMQKKALQKERIKQNTLANS
- a CDS encoding DUF1128 domain-containing protein — protein: MDLSVPSKENVIYMVDQMKDKLRMVNVDAMKSENFDEANYEDLVYLYKMVMKRDTFSPSEMQAIVAELGSLRK
- the motB gene encoding flagellar motor protein MotB; protein product: MAKKAKKKKHDEHIDESWLVPYADILTLLLAVFIILFASSSVDQEKLERMSAVFNQVFDGGTSFLEQPSPVQSPNAESDQTPQQAQQNSAYLKDQQELAEIKDSVDNFIAVNEMEGQFATAMTDEGLLVTIRDSILFDPGKVNVKPEYTPVVKELADVLVSNPPRNIVITGHTDNVPAGPDFSSNLELSLLRASNFYMVLLNSNSQLKSENFSAKGYGENRAIAPNDTPEGRAKNRRVEVLIQPLVTEDGSSAKKS
- the motA gene encoding flagellar motor stator protein MotA, producing MDISSIVGLILAFIALLTGMVLKGVSLSAFYNPAAILIIIFGTISAVTIAFPMKELKRVPKLFKILFKETKLADDIEIIKMFSQWADLARREGLLALESKASEIEDPFLKNGLTLAIDGQNADYIRDVLTEEVEAMEERHASGSAIFTQAGTYAPTLGVLGAVVGLIAALADMNDIEKLGHAISAAFMATLLGIFTGYVLWHPFANKLKRKSAVEVKQKRMMIEGILSVLEGEAPRVIEQKLSSYLTMEERRQISDESGAGGLGKES